In Aestuariibaculum lutulentum, one DNA window encodes the following:
- a CDS encoding cysteine desulfurase family protein, producing MQQVYFDNAATTPMRSEVVEAISEVMRTNYGNASSSHSFGRSAKVLVEKARKTIAGYLNCSAGEIVFTSGGTEADNLILRSAVRDLKVKHIVTSKIEHHAILHTVQALEKEYGIQVSYVNLDANGDVDYLHLETLLDTEEKTLVSLMHINNEIGNITDIKRISDLCKTYEALFHSDAVQSVGHYSLNLEDVKVDFLAASAHKFHGPKGIGFVYVRRDSGLKPSITGGEQERGLRAGTESIHNIVGMETAFKLVCDNLDTEQNYLKELKTYFIEKASVVIPDVSFNGQSGSLNQSTNTILNLRLPNSKVDASMILFQLDLKGIACSRGSACQSGSSQKSHVLSEILNSEDLQKPSLRFSFSIFNTKEEVDYVIGVLKHS from the coding sequence ATGCAACAGGTTTATTTTGATAATGCAGCAACAACGCCAATGAGAAGCGAGGTTGTAGAAGCGATTTCTGAAGTGATGAGAACAAATTATGGAAATGCATCGTCTTCACATAGTTTTGGTCGTTCGGCTAAAGTACTTGTAGAGAAAGCAAGAAAAACTATAGCCGGTTATTTAAATTGTTCTGCAGGTGAAATTGTATTTACTTCTGGAGGAACTGAAGCTGATAATCTAATTTTAAGATCAGCCGTTCGTGATTTAAAGGTGAAACATATTGTGACATCTAAAATTGAACATCATGCTATTTTGCATACAGTTCAGGCCTTAGAAAAAGAATATGGCATTCAAGTCAGTTATGTTAATCTCGATGCAAATGGTGATGTAGATTATCTGCATTTGGAAACTTTATTAGATACTGAAGAAAAGACCCTTGTTAGTTTGATGCATATAAATAATGAGATTGGTAATATTACAGATATTAAACGAATTTCTGATTTATGTAAAACATATGAGGCTCTATTTCATAGTGATGCGGTTCAATCCGTTGGTCATTATTCTCTTAATTTAGAGGATGTAAAAGTTGATTTTTTAGCAGCATCAGCTCATAAATTTCATGGACCTAAAGGAATAGGATTTGTATATGTAAGAAGAGATTCCGGTTTAAAGCCTTCAATTACTGGAGGAGAGCAGGAGCGAGGCTTACGTGCCGGAACTGAGAGTATACATAATATTGTAGGTATGGAAACCGCTTTTAAATTGGTATGTGATAATCTCGATACCGAGCAGAATTATTTAAAGGAGTTGAAAACGTATTTTATTGAAAAAGCTTCAGTTGTTATCCCAGATGTTTCCTTTAATGGACAATCAGGTAGTTTAAATCAAAGCACGAATACCATATTAAATTTACGTTTGCCAAACTCGAAGGTGGATGCGTCTATGATTTTGTTTCAACTGGATTTAAAAGGTATTGCCTGTTCTCGCGGAAGTGCCTGCCAAAGCGGAAGTAGTCAAAAATCGCATGTGCTTTCTGAGATTTTAAATTCTGAAGATTTACAAAAGCCATCGCTTCGTTTTTCGTTTAGTATTTTTAACACTAAAGAAGAAGTAGATTATGTTATAGGTGTTTTAAAGCACTCGTAA
- a CDS encoding DUF6452 family protein: MKYLKFISLVVIALFIGINISCERDDICPDGTPTTPNLIIDFYDVNNQESKKNVFNLVLYGIDDEGNPVLPAIAVGSSTNTLSLPLKTYANTTQFVLHKDYAVNNNGTPDNTSDDYVEGNSDMITINYSREEVYVSRACGYKTIFKNVTLTIEDDSDNWIKARQPLTDNQSVEDETTTHFNLYH; the protein is encoded by the coding sequence ATGAAATACTTAAAATTTATTTCTTTAGTTGTTATAGCGCTTTTCATAGGCATAAACATCAGTTGCGAACGCGACGATATTTGTCCCGATGGCACACCTACAACACCAAATTTAATTATCGATTTTTACGATGTAAACAATCAGGAAAGCAAGAAAAATGTTTTCAATTTGGTATTGTATGGTATTGATGATGAAGGCAACCCGGTACTTCCGGCTATTGCTGTTGGTAGCTCAACCAACACCTTGTCTCTTCCTTTAAAAACCTATGCCAATACCACGCAATTCGTCCTACATAAAGATTACGCTGTAAATAATAATGGTACGCCAGATAACACTTCGGATGATTACGTTGAAGGTAACTCCGATATGATTACTATTAACTATAGTCGTGAAGAAGTTTATGTGTCGCGTGCCTGTGGTTACAAAACCATTTTTAAAAACGTAACGCTAACTATAGAAGACGATAGCGATAACTGGATTAAAGCCAGACAACCATTAACCGATAACCAATCTGTAGAAGATGAAACAACAACGCATTTCAATTTATATCATTAG
- a CDS encoding Smr/MutS family protein: MSFKVGDKVLVLDEDMSGVVQQVMGDTVSIETEDGFLLSFQAYELVKTQSNKTIKETLSSSLGIGQAIQEKEQSKKRTQQPKKRAKDRYEPTMEVDLHIHQLVKSSRGMTNYDMLTLQLDTARRQLEFAINKRIQKIVFIHGVGEGVLKTELEYLFGRYSNVKFYDANYQKYGLGATEVYIYQNTTDY; encoded by the coding sequence ATGTCGTTTAAGGTAGGTGATAAAGTATTGGTTTTAGACGAGGATATGTCTGGGGTGGTTCAGCAGGTGATGGGAGATACAGTTTCCATAGAAACTGAAGATGGCTTTTTGTTAAGTTTTCAGGCTTACGAGCTGGTTAAAACCCAGTCCAACAAAACCATAAAAGAAACATTATCTTCTTCATTAGGTATTGGTCAGGCCATTCAGGAAAAGGAACAATCGAAAAAGCGGACGCAGCAGCCTAAGAAACGCGCTAAAGATCGCTACGAACCAACCATGGAAGTCGATTTACATATACATCAATTAGTGAAGTCCTCGAGAGGGATGACTAATTATGATATGTTGACTTTGCAATTAGATACGGCTCGCCGGCAACTGGAATTCGCTATTAATAAACGTATTCAGAAAATTGTATTTATTCACGGCGTAGGTGAAGGCGTTTTAAAAACTGAGCTAGAATACCTTTTCGGTCGCTATAGTAATGTTAAATTTTATGATGCCAATTATCAGAAATACGGACTAGGGGCTACCGAGGTTTATATTTACCAGAACACGACTGATTATTAG
- a CDS encoding DUF2752 domain-containing protein, whose protein sequence is MNTIHLKMQGLEEYMLPCLNKELFGMECMGCGMQRAFSLLLHGEFIAAFKMYPAIYTLVLMFSVIAFNLFKNFKSANRIILILAIINAVIIITSFFIKTFSI, encoded by the coding sequence TTGAATACAATTCATTTAAAAATGCAAGGTTTAGAAGAATACATGTTGCCCTGTCTGAATAAAGAATTATTCGGTATGGAATGTATGGGCTGTGGTATGCAACGTGCATTTTCACTATTGCTTCATGGCGAATTTATTGCTGCGTTTAAAATGTATCCGGCTATTTACACCCTGGTTCTTATGTTTTCGGTAATTGCTTTTAATTTGTTTAAGAACTTTAAATCTGCTAACAGAATCATTTTAATTTTAGCTATTATTAATGCTGTAATTATTATCACAAGCTTTTTTATAAAAACATTTTCAATTTAA
- a CDS encoding DUF6048 family protein — MKQQRISIYIISSIACLLLFCFSSNAQNDSITSVANDSVKVKLKYGLRVGGDLGKLIRSTIDDDYSGFEISADYRIKRKLYIAGELGYEEKKTVNDYLDVNTKGGYIKGGVDYNMYVNWLDMDNMIYFGFRVGGSTFSHDLNNYTVYNTTQYWNNFSSTEARTYDGLTAFWSEIILGIKVEVLTNLYLGLNAQLKFLVAESDPGNFENIYIPGFHKTYDSSGIGVGYGYTVSYRIPLYKKEK; from the coding sequence ATGAAACAACAACGCATTTCAATTTATATCATTAGTAGTATCGCGTGCTTACTGTTGTTTTGTTTCTCTTCAAATGCTCAAAACGACAGTATTACAAGTGTTGCTAACGATTCGGTAAAAGTGAAACTTAAATATGGTTTACGTGTTGGTGGCGACTTGGGTAAATTGATTCGTTCTACCATCGATGATGATTACAGCGGATTTGAAATTTCGGCCGATTACCGTATTAAACGCAAGTTATATATCGCGGGAGAACTGGGATACGAAGAAAAAAAGACAGTTAACGACTATCTTGATGTAAATACAAAAGGTGGCTACATTAAAGGCGGGGTTGATTATAACATGTACGTAAACTGGTTGGATATGGACAATATGATTTACTTCGGATTTCGTGTTGGAGGAAGTACCTTTAGTCACGATTTAAACAATTATACAGTTTACAACACCACGCAATACTGGAACAATTTTTCATCTACAGAAGCCAGAACCTATGACGGATTAACGGCATTCTGGAGTGAAATTATTTTAGGAATAAAAGTTGAAGTTTTAACCAACCTTTATTTAGGGCTTAACGCACAACTTAAATTCTTAGTTGCAGAATCTGATCCCGGGAATTTTGAAAACATTTATATTCCCGGATTTCATAAAACCTACGACAGCAGTGGCATAGGTGTTGGCTATGGTTATACAGTATCATATCGAATTCCACTCTATAAAAAGGAGAAGTAA
- a CDS encoding CCC motif membrane protein: MEQQKLPNSTLILVLGIVSILTCCCYGLVGLVVGIIALILASKATKLYLENTELYTGYSNVKTGKILAIVGIVLSAIYLLMMVWVIMTLGWDAMGDQELLQERMQEFMGQ, translated from the coding sequence ATGGAACAACAAAAACTACCCAATTCAACTCTTATTTTAGTTTTAGGAATTGTATCAATACTTACATGTTGCTGCTATGGTCTTGTAGGTCTCGTTGTTGGTATTATAGCCTTAATTTTAGCTAGTAAAGCCACTAAACTTTATTTAGAAAACACAGAACTTTATACTGGGTATTCTAATGTAAAAACCGGTAAAATATTAGCTATAGTAGGTATCGTATTAAGTGCAATTTATTTGTTAATGATGGTATGGGTAATTATGACGCTTGGCTGGGATGCTATGGGAGATCAGGAATTGCTTCAAGAACGCATGCAAGAATTTATGGGACAATAA
- a CDS encoding T9SS type A sorting domain-containing protein gives MTYAQLSVRNDYYVFAKDEVIFVTKNINLNETESKIYLRDEAQIIQGDENERNSGEGELSLYQEGNVDAYEYNYWCSPIGETTNSSDNNKFGISLLNDVVSLTESVPATYVHKSNYNGTSNPLNIEPYWIWRYIAKDDYYGWSHVQGTIVVNPGEGFTMKGTSGSGSAQQYDFRGKPNTGTISVKVKPDKYTLVGNPYPSALDAVAYIHDSENKNTIDGTLRFWEQNPNIDTHYLKEYQGGYAHYTISSDGKLITYTPATFNTFNGDGTLNSSSNYVSTKSLAHVRYIPIGQGFMVKGTVSGYVKAKNSHRAFKKENTVADSTKFFKTTNTKQRAEVISEFSKIPNDYKRFRLNIDFNNQYTRQLVETFHHSATQGFDYGLETTTSIGGSLKSDAYWKTEDLAFLAQALNYDDTMTIPLGIKVANNMPLRIRATDIQNIEDNTPIYIHDKLTNTYIDLKQQDFNINIEKGNYTDRFEIAFSKNTLDLNSEIFKTLDVFQNNTIAQLKIKNPNNIDISLFQLFDVSGKQVINSVINNINSSYTYSTKALSNGVYIVKITSNGNQVFSKKILINNPK, from the coding sequence TTGACATATGCTCAACTTTCGGTTAGAAATGACTACTACGTTTTCGCTAAAGATGAAGTAATTTTCGTTACTAAGAATATAAACCTTAATGAAACTGAAAGTAAAATCTACCTAAGAGACGAAGCTCAAATCATTCAAGGTGATGAAAACGAAAGAAATTCAGGAGAAGGTGAATTAAGCCTTTATCAAGAAGGTAATGTTGATGCTTATGAATATAATTATTGGTGTTCTCCCATAGGGGAAACAACCAATAGCAGTGACAACAACAAATTCGGAATTTCATTACTAAATGATGTAGTTAGTCTAACCGAATCTGTGCCTGCTACATATGTACACAAGTCAAACTATAACGGAACCTCCAATCCGCTAAACATAGAACCTTACTGGATTTGGCGCTATATTGCTAAAGATGATTATTACGGTTGGTCTCACGTTCAGGGGACTATCGTTGTTAACCCTGGAGAAGGTTTTACCATGAAAGGTACATCGGGTTCTGGTAGTGCACAACAATACGATTTTAGAGGAAAGCCAAATACAGGGACCATTAGTGTTAAAGTTAAACCAGACAAATACACTTTGGTAGGAAATCCATACCCTTCCGCACTTGACGCCGTTGCCTATATACACGATTCAGAAAACAAAAATACTATCGACGGGACATTAAGGTTCTGGGAGCAAAACCCTAATATAGACACGCATTACTTAAAAGAATACCAAGGAGGTTATGCACATTACACTATAAGTTCAGATGGTAAACTCATAACTTATACGCCGGCTACATTTAATACATTCAACGGAGATGGGACACTAAATAGTTCTAGTAATTATGTATCCACAAAATCACTTGCTCATGTAAGGTATATACCCATTGGACAAGGCTTTATGGTTAAAGGAACCGTTTCAGGCTATGTTAAAGCAAAAAACAGTCATCGTGCGTTTAAAAAAGAAAACACCGTTGCAGATTCTACCAAATTCTTTAAAACCACAAATACGAAACAAAGAGCGGAAGTAATCTCTGAATTTTCAAAAATCCCAAATGATTATAAGCGTTTTAGATTAAATATCGATTTTAATAATCAATATACACGCCAGCTGGTTGAAACCTTCCATCATTCTGCTACACAAGGATTTGATTACGGATTAGAGACAACAACAAGCATTGGTGGAAGTTTAAAATCTGACGCCTACTGGAAAACTGAAGATTTAGCTTTTTTAGCACAAGCTTTAAATTATGATGATACCATGACAATTCCTTTAGGTATAAAAGTCGCAAATAATATGCCTTTAAGAATTCGTGCAACAGACATTCAAAATATTGAAGACAATACGCCAATATATATTCATGACAAACTAACAAATACTTATATTGACTTAAAACAACAGGATTTTAATATTAATATTGAAAAAGGTAATTACACCGATAGATTTGAAATTGCATTCAGTAAAAACACCTTAGACCTTAATTCAGAAATATTTAAAACACTTGATGTTTTTCAAAACAACACTATTGCTCAATTAAAAATTAAAAACCCTAACAACATAGATATTAGTCTGTTTCAATTATTCGATGTTTCAGGAAAACAGGTTATAAATTCAGTAATTAATAATATAAATTCAAGTTATACCTACTCAACTAAAGCATTATCCAATGGAGTTTATATAGTAAAAATCACTTCTAATGGTAATCAAGTGTTTAGCAAAAAAATTCTGATAAACAACCCGAAATAA
- the rlmD gene encoding 23S rRNA (uracil(1939)-C(5))-methyltransferase RlmD, whose translation MSRKKRKQIFTNVEVVDAGAKGKTIAKAPDGKVIFLPNAVPGDVVDVQTFKARKAYYEGKATVFHKLSDKRTKPACEHFGVCGGCKWQDMAYEHQLYYKQKEVTNNLTRLGHIELPEVTPILGSAKQYFYRNKMEFSFSDSRWLTLEEVQSGEDLGDRNALGFHIPGMWDKILDVKKCHLQQDPSNDIRNLVKAFAIENGLEFFNTRNQTGLLRTMMIRTSTTGDIMVLIQFFQEDKEKRELLLDFIAETFPAVTSLLYVINGKANDTIYDQEIICYKGEDHIFEEMEGLKFKINAKSFYQTNSEQAFELYKITRDFAGLTGDELVYDLYTGTGTIAQFVSRKAKKVVGVEAVPDAILAAKENAERNNITNCEFFVGDMKNVFNQHFINTHGVPDIIITDPPRDGMHKDVVQQILNIAPKRVVYVSCNSATQARDLALMDDMYKVVKTQAVDMFPQTFHVENVVLLEKR comes from the coding sequence ATGTCTAGAAAAAAGAGAAAACAAATATTTACAAACGTAGAAGTTGTAGATGCTGGAGCTAAGGGTAAAACGATTGCCAAAGCACCAGATGGAAAGGTTATTTTTTTACCTAATGCCGTTCCTGGCGATGTTGTTGATGTGCAAACGTTTAAAGCCCGTAAGGCCTATTACGAAGGTAAAGCTACGGTATTTCATAAATTATCAGATAAGCGTACCAAGCCAGCTTGTGAGCATTTTGGCGTTTGTGGTGGTTGTAAGTGGCAGGATATGGCTTACGAACATCAGTTATATTACAAACAAAAAGAAGTGACTAACAACCTAACGCGTTTAGGACATATTGAACTTCCGGAGGTTACTCCTATTTTAGGTTCGGCGAAACAATATTTCTACCGTAATAAAATGGAATTCTCTTTTAGCGATAGCCGTTGGTTGACTTTAGAAGAAGTCCAGTCTGGAGAAGATTTAGGGGATAGAAATGCCTTAGGGTTTCATATTCCAGGTATGTGGGATAAAATTCTTGACGTCAAGAAATGTCATTTACAACAAGACCCTTCGAACGACATTAGAAATTTGGTAAAAGCTTTTGCTATTGAAAACGGCTTAGAGTTTTTTAACACCCGTAACCAAACCGGATTGTTACGTACCATGATGATTCGTACATCAACTACCGGAGATATCATGGTGTTGATTCAATTCTTTCAGGAGGACAAAGAAAAGCGCGAATTACTATTAGATTTTATTGCTGAAACATTCCCTGCAGTAACGTCTTTACTTTACGTTATAAACGGAAAAGCTAACGATACCATTTACGACCAGGAGATTATTTGCTATAAAGGTGAAGATCATATTTTTGAGGAAATGGAAGGCTTAAAGTTCAAAATTAATGCCAAGTCGTTTTATCAGACTAATTCCGAACAAGCCTTCGAACTTTATAAAATAACCAGAGATTTTGCCGGATTAACCGGTGACGAGCTAGTTTACGATTTATATACAGGAACAGGAACCATTGCGCAATTCGTTTCAAGAAAAGCAAAAAAAGTGGTTGGTGTTGAAGCCGTACCTGATGCCATTTTAGCAGCTAAAGAAAATGCCGAACGCAATAATATCACCAATTGCGAGTTTTTTGTAGGAGATATGAAAAACGTTTTCAATCAGCATTTCATTAATACACATGGTGTTCCGGATATTATTATTACCGATCCGCCTCGTGACGGGATGCATAAAGATGTGGTTCAGCAAATATTAAATATAGCTCCTAAACGGGTAGTTTACGTAAGCTGCAATAGTGCAACACAAGCCAGAGATTTAGCACTAATGGATGATATGTACAAAGTGGTTAAAACACAAGCTGTCGATATGTTCCCGCAAACATTTCACGTAGAAAATGTTGTGTTATTAGAAAAGCGTTAA
- the rocD gene encoding ornithine--oxo-acid transaminase, translated as MAVLKELTSQQAIDLENKYGAHNYHPLPVVLSKGEGVHVWDVEGKQYYDFLSAYSAVNQGHCHPKIINAMVEQAKVLTLTSRAFYNDMLGKYEKFASEYFGFDKLLPMNTGAEAVETALKICRKWAYEVKGIDENEAELIVCENNFHGRTTTIISFSNDPVARENFGPYTKGFIKIEYDNLEALEEALKNNRNVAGFLVEPIQGEAGVYVPSEGYLAKAKALCEQYNVLFIADEVQTGIARTGKLLAVNHEHVTPDILILGKAISGGVYPVSAVLANDNVMNVIKPGNHGSTFGGNPVAAAVAIAALEVVKEENLAEKAEALGQLFRSELNKYIETSTIAKLVRGKGLLNAVVINDSEDSDTAWNICLALRDNGLLAKPTHGNIIRFAPPLVMTKEQLLDCVNIITKTLKHFEK; from the coding sequence ATGGCTGTTTTAAAAGAATTAACATCGCAGCAAGCAATCGATTTAGAAAACAAGTATGGCGCTCATAATTATCACCCGTTACCAGTGGTGTTAAGTAAAGGAGAGGGTGTACATGTATGGGACGTTGAAGGTAAACAGTATTACGATTTTTTATCTGCGTACTCGGCCGTTAATCAAGGGCATTGTCACCCGAAAATCATCAATGCTATGGTTGAGCAAGCCAAAGTGCTGACTTTAACTTCCAGAGCGTTTTATAATGATATGCTGGGTAAATATGAAAAGTTTGCCAGCGAGTATTTTGGTTTCGATAAGTTATTACCAATGAATACGGGAGCTGAAGCTGTAGAGACTGCTTTGAAAATCTGTAGAAAATGGGCTTATGAAGTAAAAGGGATTGACGAGAATGAAGCTGAATTAATTGTGTGTGAAAACAATTTTCATGGGAGAACAACTACTATTATTTCATTCTCTAACGATCCTGTTGCTCGTGAAAACTTCGGACCATACACGAAAGGGTTTATTAAAATTGAATACGACAATTTAGAAGCTTTAGAAGAAGCATTAAAAAATAATAGAAATGTTGCAGGTTTTTTAGTTGAGCCTATTCAAGGAGAAGCCGGAGTTTATGTGCCAAGTGAGGGATATTTAGCAAAAGCAAAAGCGTTGTGTGAACAATATAATGTTTTGTTTATTGCAGACGAAGTACAAACAGGAATCGCCCGTACTGGAAAGTTATTAGCGGTAAATCATGAACATGTAACACCAGATATTTTAATTTTAGGTAAAGCAATAAGTGGTGGCGTATACCCTGTAAGCGCTGTTTTGGCTAATGATAATGTTATGAATGTCATTAAGCCAGGGAATCATGGGAGTACGTTTGGAGGAAATCCTGTAGCAGCAGCAGTGGCAATTGCCGCCTTAGAAGTGGTTAAAGAGGAGAATCTAGCAGAAAAAGCTGAGGCACTCGGGCAATTATTCAGAAGTGAATTGAATAAGTATATTGAAACCAGCACTATCGCTAAGTTAGTGAGGGGTAAAGGCTTGTTAAATGCAGTTGTAATCAATGATAGTGAAGATAGTGATACGGCATGGAATATCTGTCTGGCTTTACGTGATAATGGTTTGTTAGCTAAACCAACCCACGGAAATATTATTCGTTTTGCACCACCATTGGTAATGACCAAAGAGCAATTGTTAGATTGCGTAAATATCATTACTAAAACGCTAAAGCATTTTGAAAAGTAA